A stretch of DNA from Odocoileus virginianus isolate 20LAN1187 ecotype Illinois chromosome 7, Ovbor_1.2, whole genome shotgun sequence:
GGAACAGAAAGTTCCCTGCCATCATCTtccattcatttatctattcGGTAAGTATCTTTTGAATTCCAATGTGTGCCAGGTCCCGTGCTAAGTTCTGGGATAAGCTAACAGGCCAGTGAGGACTAAGGCAAAAGTTAATTATAAGGCAGTGTCTTGCTTGTGGTGACAAATATATAGGGCTATTAATGGGTCAAGCAGGATATTAAACCAGCTCTTAGGGAAATCAAGGATGACAATAATATTGAGATTTATCTCAAATCTAGGTTACTAAACTTCCAAGTGCAGGCCTACAAAGAAATCTGATTAGAACACAGAGAGCCCTGCCTAATACATTAAGGGTAATGACTATCATTGAATGACCATCACTACAATCCAGTTTTAGAATACTTCCATTACTCCATCAGATTCTCCAAGCCTGTTTGCAGTCATTCATCATTCCCTCTCCAAGCAATcattaatctgttttctgtctctatagaatttccttttctggatatttcatatagatAGAATAATATTAAAACTTTCATGTCAGGCTTCTTTGACTAAGCATGTCTttcaggtttatccatgttgtagtgtatattaatagtatatttctttttattattcaatAGTATTGCACtgtatgtatcacattttctttattcatcagtTTATTGAAATTTgcagtttccagtttggggctgttatgTGTGATGATTCTATGAACACGCTTtgatgaacattcatgtacaagtgtTTGTGTCAACAtaggcttttatttctcttgtgtaGGTATCTCTATTGTGTAGGTATCGCTCCTGCATAGGCATCTCTCCTGCGTAGGCAGTTCTCCTGCCTAGGCATCTCTCCTGCATAGGTAGTTCTGCATAGGCATCTCTCCTGCGTAGGCAGTTCTCCTGCCTAGGCATCTCTCCTGCATAGGTAGTTCTGCCTAGGCATCTCTCCTGCATAGGCAGTTCTCCTGCCTAGGCATCTCTCCTGCGTAGGCAGTTCTCCTGCCTAGGCATCTCTCCTGCGTAGGCAGTTCTCCTGCCTAGGCATCTCTCCTGCATAGGTAGTTCTGCATAGGCATCTCTCCTGTGTAGGCAGTTCTCCTGCCTAGGCATCTCTCCTGCGTAGGCAGTTCTGCATAGGCATCTCTCCTGTGTAGGCAGTTCTCCTGCGTAGGTCTCTCTCCTGCGTAGGAGCGGAAttgctttgctgttgttcagtcactcagtcacgtccgagtcttggcgaacccatggactacagcacaccagacttccctgtccttcaccatctcccagagcttgcgcaaactcaggtccatgagtcggtgatgccatccggccatctcgtcctctgttgtcccctagtctgtcactgtttccactgtctccccatctatttgccatgaactcatgggaccagatgccatgatcttagttttttgaatgttgagttttaagccagctttttcactctcctctttcaccctcatcaagaggctctttagttcctcttcactttctgccataagggtggtatcatctgcatttctgaggttattgatatttttcccactAGGCTGTAtcataaatttatgtttaacCTTTTAAGAAACCACCACATGTCAGGGCCATTTTACATACCCTCCTGTAATACATGTagatttcagtgtttttctaCATTTGCAACAATACTGAGTATATCTATCATTTTGATTATGACCATCTAGTATGTGTGGCTGTATCTCATTatgatttaatttgcattttcataatgactaatgatgttgagcatcttttcatgtgtgtattaGGCATTTACAtatctttattaaaatatgttctcaaatgttttgcccatttttaactgGGCTGTATGTATTCTTATTATGTAGTTGTAAGAGTTACCTATATATTCTGTGTACAAGTTCTTTATTGGCACATGTATGATTTACCACAAATCCTACAAATGTAAACTtacatgatttataaatattttctcccaccctGTACCCTATGTCTTCATTTTCTACATGGTTTCTTTTATAGTACAAAAGATTCTACTTTCAATGAGATCCAAagtattgattttgttttctttcacaaatatttctGATACTATAGCTAAGCACTTTATGTCTAATCCAAGGAGATTTTTGAATGAGAACAATGAATCTTTTAAGAAATCTATTTAGAATGGGCCGGTGCCGCTGTCGCTGCTGCTCTCCGCGCGGGTTGTGGATGTTGTCGGCTCCGTGTTGTGATGAcaggagaatgtgtgtgtgtcccgGGCCCAGACGAATTGGAATCCCAGTCAGAAGTTCCAGCTTGCCACTGTTCTCTGATGCCATGCCAGCACCAACTCAACTGTTTTTCCCTCTGATTCGTAACTGTGAACTGAGCAGAATCTATGGCACTGCGTGTTACTGCCACCACAAACATCTCTGCTGCTCACCCCCTTATATTCCACAGAGTCGCCCAAGATACACACCCCATCCAGCGTATGCTACCTTTTACAGGCCAAAGGAGAGCTGGTGGCAGTACACCCAAGGAAGGAGATATGCTTCCACGCCGCAGAAGTTTTACCTCACACCTCCCCAAGTCAATAGCATCCTGAAAGCTAATGAGTACAGTTTCAAAGTGCCAGAATTTGATGGCAAAAATGTCAGTTCTGTCCTTGGATTTGACAGCAATCAGCTGCCCGCAAATGCACCCATTGAGGACCGGAGAAGTGCAGCAACCTGCTTGCAGACCAGAGGGATGCTTTTGGGGGTTTTCGATGGCCACGCAGGCTGTGCTTGCTCCCAGGCAGTTAGTGAAAGACTCTTTTATTATATTGCTgtctctttgttaccccatgagaCTTCGCTGGAGATCGAAAATGCCGTGGAGAGCGGTCGAGCCCTACTACCCATTCTCCAGTGGCACAAGCACCCCAACGATTACTTCAGTAAGGAGGCGTCCAAGTTATATTTCAACAGCTTGAGGACTTACTGGCAAGAGCTTATTGACCTCAACACTGGGGAGTCGGCTGATATTGATGTTAAGGAGGCTTTGATTAATGCTTTCAAAAGGCTTGATAATGACATCTCCATGGAGGCTCAAGTCGGTGATCCCAATTCTTTCCTCAACTACCTGGTGCTTCGAGTGGCATTTTCTGGGGCCACAGCTTGCGTGGCCCACGTGGATGGCGTTGACCTTCATGTGGCCAACACTGGCGATAGCAGAGCCATGCTGGGGGTGCAGGAAGAGGACGGCTCTTGGTCAGCAGTCACGCTGTCTAATGACCACAATGCTCAGAATGAGAGAGAAGTGGAACGGCTGAAACTGGAGCACCCAAAGAACGAGGCCAAGAGTGTGGTGAAACAGGATCGGCTGCTTGGCTTGCTGATGCCTTTTCGGGCTTTTGGAGATGTCAAGTTCAAATGGAGCATTGACCTTCAGAAGAGAGTGATAGAATCTGGCCCAGACCAGTTGAATGACAATGAGTACACCAAGTTCATCCCTCCTAATTATTACACACCTCCTTATCTCACTGCTGAACCAGAAGTAACTTACCACCGATTAAGGCCACAGGATAAATTTCTGGTACTGGCAACTGATGGGCTGTGGGAGACAATGCACAGGCAGGATGTGGTTAGAATTGTGGGTGAGTACCTAACAGGCATGCATCACCAGCAGCCAATAGCCGTTGGTGGCTATAAGGTGACTCTGGGGCAGATGCATGGCCTTTTAACAGAACGGAGAGCTAAGATGTCATCAGTGTTTGAGGACCAGAATGCAGCAACCCACCTTATTCGCCATGCTGTGGGCAACAATGAGTTTGGGGCTGTTGATCATGAGCGCCTTTCCAAAATGCTTAGTCTTCCCGAAGAGCTTGCTCGGATGTACAGAGATGACATTACAATCAttgtagttcagttcaattctcATGTTGTAGGAGCATATCAAAACCAGGAACAGTGAGTGGGTCTTACCAAGGCGATTCTCAAATAGATTTAAAGGgcagatagtttttttttttttttaaagataatactaTAGTAAATATTATCCAGTGGGTCATTCTCAGCATTTCTCTTTGATACTCTAGTCTGCCGGGTAGTCCAAATTCACTTTGTAGCAGAGTGATCCTGAGAGTCTTGTTCGGCTTAGTTTGGACCTCACAGCACCTGCAAGTTGAGGCCCATCAGTTTCTTGACCACAGATGGCTTAGGACATTGGCTGCTTTTATCAGTCTGAGAAAATCAGGATGACCTGGCAAACAGGGTTTTGAGTAGGCCCAAAGCAAGGAACTGCTGGGCGTATTCTTTTggtaaaatgaagaaacattaCTGTTCACACCTGCAGACCCCTTTCATCACCAAGATTCCAGTGTACGTAAGAACATATATTTATTGCATGATTTCCTAGATGTATAACCTGTGCATTATTCATGAACTTTATTTTAACCCAAAGTAGTTTTCAAATCCACTACTTTAAGCCATAAAGGACTGAGAACCAGGCAATTTGAATTTGTCAGTGTGTGTGATCATTTGACTTGGAATGCTTCttaatgagaaaacaaacactATCCCTTATCCCGATTACCTAATGTAGTTGGAACATTTTCTATTTTGCCAAGCAGTTGAAGACAATAAAGGTGTTTTATCTTCTCTTATTGGTgttaaataaaggggaaaaaaagtcttagTTTATACTAATGAAAAGCTTTATTTAGTTTGAAATAAAAGATCCATAATGAAGGGAAGAGACTGATATGGTCGTCTGCATCCACCAGCACATTACTCTTATCATGTAAACCCCTGAAGTGTGGCATGCTCGAAGTGTGTGGTGGGTAGACTGCTGCTGAGAAATCATACTTCTAATTAAGTAGTGGTAAGAATTTTTGTCATGTTTGGAATTTTAAggatgacatattaaaaaaaatttacataatttGGGGGAGTAAAGTTTAAATATTACCTTCAGGTGTTGAGatgaagttttttgttgttgtttttccccaCTTAGGTGTAGGTCAATTTAAATAATTGGTTTAAAGATTACTAAATGCTTTAAACATATTGTAGCTTATAAATAGAAATGTTAAGGTACATACATGAGAAATTCTTTAACTATTGTGCATGCCTGATGCTTAATGGGACACTTAATAGCATCAAATATTGTTTGCAGCAGTCTCCGTAATTATATGCAGACCCTTCCAACGCTGtatcaaagtaaatgaaaataaatatattcagattGGCTTTTGGGGAGCTTATTTGATATGCATCAAATGGTGTTTTGTTCTTGTGTTTAATGGTGATTCGTGTACAGCTGTGCATATATATCATCACTTATTCTAGCATCACTGTTAAAAGAATGGCTATGACTATGTTCAATTTTCACATAAGTTTTAATACAGAACATGATCCGTTTTCCCTTGTGTAATTAGTTGAGGGGTGTTTAGGAGTCCTCGCAGATTTCTGTAGAATACTGAACTAGATATTCAAGGACTCTGGACTGTGGACACCGAAGCAAGGTAGAATTGGCT
This window harbors:
- the LOC139036083 gene encoding pyruvate dehydrogenase [acetyl-transferring]-phosphatase 1, mitochondrial-like yields the protein MGRCRCRCCSPRGLWMLSAPCCDDRRMCVCPGPRRIGIPVRSSSLPLFSDAMPAPTQLFFPLIRNCELSRIYGTACYCHHKHLCCSPPYIPQSRPRYTPHPAYATFYRPKESWWQYTQGRRYASTPQKFYLTPPQVNSILKANEYSFKVPEFDGKNVSSVLGFDSNQLPANAPIEDRRSAATCLQTRGMLLGVFDGHAGCACSQAVSERLFYYIAVSLLPHETSLEIENAVESGRALLPILQWHKHPNDYFSKEASKLYFNSLRTYWQELIDLNTGESADIDVKEALINAFKRLDNDISMEAQVGDPNSFLNYLVLRVAFSGATACVAHVDGVDLHVANTGDSRAMLGVQEEDGSWSAVTLSNDHNAQNEREVERLKLEHPKNEAKSVVKQDRLLGLLMPFRAFGDVKFKWSIDLQKRVIESGPDQLNDNEYTKFIPPNYYTPPYLTAEPEVTYHRLRPQDKFLVLATDGLWETMHRQDVVRIVGEYLTGMHHQQPIAVGGYKVTLGQMHGLLTERRAKMSSVFEDQNAATHLIRHAVGNNEFGAVDHERLSKMLSLPEELARMYRDDITIIVVQFNSHVVGAYQNQEQ